A single genomic interval of Candidatus Delongbacteria bacterium harbors:
- a CDS encoding GNAT family N-acetyltransferase, whose product MKYEIRNALESDAPLILQFIKELADYEKAPDQVSATLEDIRTSLFEDGATAHALICESEKDAVGFAVYFYNYSTWQGKRGLYLEDLYITPEYRGKGAGGALLKYLARKALKDQCGRFEWSVLDWNEPAIGFYKSIGAVPKDGWIGYQLAGEALRAYGRMEDDEL is encoded by the coding sequence ATGAAATATGAAATTAGAAATGCCCTGGAAAGTGATGCCCCTCTGATTCTTCAATTTATAAAAGAACTGGCAGATTACGAGAAAGCGCCCGATCAGGTTTCTGCAACCCTGGAAGATATCCGCACTTCACTTTTCGAAGACGGTGCAACGGCCCATGCCCTGATTTGCGAATCGGAAAAGGATGCGGTTGGTTTTGCTGTATATTTCTACAATTACTCGACATGGCAGGGGAAGCGGGGATTATACCTCGAAGACCTGTATATTACACCGGAATACCGGGGCAAAGGAGCCGGCGGCGCCCTGTTGAAATATCTTGCACGAAAAGCCCTGAAGGATCAATGCGGCCGCTTCGAATGGAGTGTGCTCGACTGGAACGAACCGGCTATCGGATTCTACAAATCGATAGGCGCTGTTCCAAAGGATGGCTGGATAGGCTATCAGCTGGCCGGAGAGGCTCTGCGGGCTTATGGAAGAATGGAGGATGATGAATTATGA